A genomic stretch from Xiphophorus maculatus strain JP 163 A chromosome 16, X_maculatus-5.0-male, whole genome shotgun sequence includes:
- the dhrs7b gene encoding dehydrogenase/reductase SDR family member 7B has protein sequence MGGAVLPLVIASVGVLLLLQLLLRLRRGASVQGAVVVITGASSGLGRECARVFHTAGARLVLCGRDAARLQEVVQELRGNSADGQRQTFAPSTVVFDLAKADSVGKAAEEILKCYGHVDVLINNAGISYRGNILDTHMSVQRDVMETNYFGPISLTQALLPSMVQRRSGHIVVISSVQGKIGIPYRSAYAASKHATQAYFDCLRAEMGHLGIPVTVISPGYIRTNLSVNAVTGDGSMYGVVDKTTASGWDPRDVAHAVLKAVRLKSKDVVLAGPLPTVAIYLRTLWPTLFFKLMGSRARKEQKRKDE, from the exons ATGGGAGGAGCAGTGCTTCCTCTGGTTATAGCAAGTGTGGGAGTGTTGCTGCTGCTCCAGCTACTTCTCCGCCTCAGACGGGGAGCATCCGTCCAGGGTGCGGTCGTGGTCATCACAGGAGCCAGTTCTGGGCTTGGAAGAG AGTGTGCACGAGTCTTCCACACTGCAGGCGCTCGGCTTGTGCTGTGTGGAAGAGACGCAGCTCGCCTGCAAGAGGTGGTGCAGGAGCTTAGGGGAAACTCAGCAGACGGTCAGCGCCAG ACTTTCGCTCCCAGCACTGTTGTCTTCGACCTGGCCAAAGCAGACTCTGTGGGAAAAGCTGCCGAGGAGATCCTAAAATGCTACGGACATGTAGACGTCCTCATTAATAATGCAGGAATCAGTTACCGTGGCAACATACTGGACACCCACATGTCTGTTCAAAGAGATGTTATGGAAACCAATTACTTTGGTCCCATTTCTCTCACTCAAG CTCTCCTGCCCTCCATGGTTCAGAGGCGCAGCGGCCACATCGTTGTCATCAGCAGCGTCCAGGGAAAGATAGGCATTCCTTACAGATCTGCTT ATGCAGCATCTAAGCATGCCACTCAGGCCTACTTTGACTGCCTGCGGGCAGAGATGGGACACCTGGGTATCCCAGTAACGGTGATCAGCCCCGGGTACATCAGAACCAACCTGTCGGTCAACGCTGTAACTGGAGATGGATCCATGTATGGAG TTGTGGATAAAACCACGGCGTCGGGTTGGGACCCCAGAGATGTGGCACACGCGGTTCTGAAGGCCGTCCGTCTGAAGAGCAAAGACGTGGTTTTGGCCGGACCCCTGCCCACCGTGGCCATCTATCTCCGTACACTGTGGCCCACGCTCTTCTTCAAACTCATGGGGTCGCGGGCTCGCAAAGAGCAGAAACGCAAAGACGAGTGA